The Mycolicibacterium fluoranthenivorans genomic interval CGAGGCACCCGGGCGCAGGGCGGTACGCAGCAGGCGGCCGCCGAAGAAGAACCCCGACAGAGCCAGGAAAACGTCGACACCACCGGAAACACGGCCGAACCAGACATGGAACACGGCGACCAGGGCGATGGCGACCCCACGCAGCCCGTCCAGGTCGTGCCGATAGAAACCCGATGTGCGGGTGCCCATTTCGGCGCGTTTGGGAGCACCGGATGTGGAACCGACATGGGAAACGGAATCAGGCCGGTGGATGGCGGGGGTCTTCATGGTCGGTGACTTAATCTACCTAAGAACCCTGCAGAGCTCAGGTCGCGGGCGCCGAGTCACAGTCGCTGAGCAAAGCGATAGTGTCGGATCTCATGCCCGCGTTGACACCGTCCGAGATCAGCGCAATCGATACCGCACATGTGTGGCACCCCTACAGCACCATCGGCGCCGGGGCGCCGGCACCGGTGGTCGCCCTGGCCGCCAAGGGCGCCTGGCTGACGCTGGTACACGACGGGAAGCCCGTCCAGGCGCTGGACGCGATGAGTTCCTGGTGGACGGCGGTGCACGGGCACGGCCACCCGGTGCTCGATGCGGCCATCACGGACCAGCTGGCCACGATGAACCACGTGATGTTCGGCGGGTTGACCCACGAGCCCGCGGCCCGGCTGGCTCAGCTGCTGGTCGACATCACCCCGGCCGGGCTGGAGACGGTGTTCTTCAGCGATTCCGGGTCGGTCGCGGTGGAGGTGGCCGCCAAGATGGCGCTGCAGTACTGGCGCAGTCTGGGCCGGCCCGCCAAACACCGGCTGATGACGTGGCGGGGCGGCTATCACGGCGACACCTTCACACCCATGAGCGTGTGCGACCCGGAGGGCGGCATGCACGACCTGTGGACCGATGTGCTCACACCGCAGGTCTTCGCCCCGCGGGTGCCCACCGAATACGACGTCGCCTACAGCGCCGCCTTCGAGGCGCAACTGGCCGAACACGCCGATGAACTGGCGGCGGTGATCGTCGAGCCGGTGGTGCAGGGCGCCGGCGGCATGCGCTTTCACGACCCGCGGTACCTGACCGACTTGCGTGCGGCGTGCGATCGGCACGGTGTGCTGCTGATCTTCGATGAGATCGCCACCGGTTTCGGGCGGACCGGCGCCTTGTTCGCCGCCGACCACGTCGGCGTCACACCCGACATCATGTGTGTCGGTAAAGCGCTGACCGGGGGATACGTCACACTGGCCGCCACCCTGTGCACATCGGCGCTGGCGCGGACCATCAGCTCCGGTGAACCGGGCGCGTTGATGCACGGTCCGACGTTCATGGCCAACGCCCTGGCCTGTGCGGTCTCGGTGGCCTCGGTCGAGCTGCTGCTGGGCGGTGACTGGCAGGCCCGGGTGGCGGAGATCGA includes:
- a CDS encoding adenosylmethionine--8-amino-7-oxononanoate transaminase, whose amino-acid sequence is MPALTPSEISAIDTAHVWHPYSTIGAGAPAPVVALAAKGAWLTLVHDGKPVQALDAMSSWWTAVHGHGHPVLDAAITDQLATMNHVMFGGLTHEPAARLAQLLVDITPAGLETVFFSDSGSVAVEVAAKMALQYWRSLGRPAKHRLMTWRGGYHGDTFTPMSVCDPEGGMHDLWTDVLTPQVFAPRVPTEYDVAYSAAFEAQLAEHADELAAVIVEPVVQGAGGMRFHDPRYLTDLRAACDRHGVLLIFDEIATGFGRTGALFAADHVGVTPDIMCVGKALTGGYVTLAATLCTSALARTISSGEPGALMHGPTFMANALACAVSVASVELLLGGDWQARVAEIETGLRSGLEPARELAGVADVRVLGAIGVIEMVDPVDMAVATETALRHGVWLRPFGRLVYAMPPFICTPAEVAQIGSAMVAVAHALT